The following proteins are encoded in a genomic region of Sandaracinaceae bacterium:
- a CDS encoding tetratricopeptide repeat protein, with the protein MNRRSNALWLVTIAMLLGHAPRALAQDAGTPAPAPEDRDAPRDPAAPESPDAPWGGASDVELPSFLDTTDSRVQDNRPPPTPEQLEALRALEAEVGRFTQSGETYRDTVVSLVRREYLRQRRSRDQWFARQIREEERLTNEARERAIALFERFIRRYPNDPNYTPDAMFRLGELYFERSAVQFQELYDAATLARANGDEDAMDALPLAPNLQPTVDIYQRIVRQFPTYRRIDGVLYLIGYCLNEMARPEEARDAWLALVCSNRFAYDPDQARYRVTPEGETPAEGTDDAAAHPSLALGAAVVDVTTQVFVNPYAECTPIIPEARFVSETWFRIGEYHFDDYVDPFAVDKSIAAYNVILQDPQDRNYGLALYKVAWAYYRANRFEQAVRHFGMLVQWSDDQMAATGRAGSDLRPEAMQYLGITFAYGDWNDNMVPDLEEGGQSGFQRLQNQALLPQDREWTPDVYFATGEVFYEEAKYADAIQIWQYALGRWPNHRLVPHYIDRIATAFRDMADQERALQAYATLGEYGPGSDWYRENMDHPTELREAERLAEMSLIRAAVEMHQNAQRTRQQCVVDRDIELCNEATAQYRSAAEAYGSYLERYPNTQEAYELHFNLADALFWSGDYEQAATTYAEVRDSNLDDRHLHEAARMVVESIKRLIEVETEAGRLSVREGPPDASGEPPQVRPVQMPMLLQRMAQARELFLARVDEDHDSERLRPAYDYNNAVLLYQYGYWTQATERFQRIYDERCAGELGSPEGRVAYQSLRNMALQLNNTDEVARLAQDFINRRCTFGSDEAVDCEDPENRDEPQCTADNDLTAIEYRRAIAKYREAEAAPAGPQQIELYEHAAAMLVDAVDRNPSNPEAPKALIFAANALTRAGRPTTAQEIYRRVIRDVGDRRGADEDEQAELDKIMAESFFRLAAAARSGFEFEVALENYRILADSPRFANTQNAEVREWRGDALVNSALLLQQLGRYREATTYFTRVAQSTTDEDARRNARYAIAEMAYSQRSYSDAVRDYRAFITTYQRDAAAGELVVQSYWRIAQIRLALNQQREYQTGLADVVRAYAASGQEPGSMAAEYAANARFIIVDAGMPQMEGYAMTFGRPATGPEFQARMRSEIERGVNLLTGLREAYTTVPPYRRPTWTIGALVRSGRLYELLTRGILEAEVVAPADVQRLWRQLDRYDRESVQVEFEETVRGVLATEVRPFECKAIANYALAARAGLAGNIDNEYTQIAADRLQAYGEERIAECIASEQANIPGLEAARAGEFARSPAGQTQSIPADVSPPALVSED; encoded by the coding sequence GTGAATCGGCGTTCGAACGCACTCTGGTTGGTGACCATCGCCATGCTGTTGGGGCATGCGCCGCGCGCGTTGGCCCAAGATGCGGGCACGCCCGCGCCGGCTCCCGAAGACCGCGATGCCCCGCGTGATCCCGCGGCGCCCGAGTCGCCCGACGCCCCCTGGGGCGGTGCCTCGGACGTGGAGCTGCCCAGCTTCCTCGACACCACGGACAGCCGGGTGCAGGACAACCGTCCACCGCCCACCCCCGAGCAGCTGGAGGCGCTGCGTGCCCTCGAGGCCGAGGTGGGTCGCTTCACGCAGTCCGGCGAGACCTACCGCGACACCGTGGTGTCGTTGGTGCGGCGCGAGTACCTGCGCCAGCGTCGCTCGCGGGATCAGTGGTTCGCGCGGCAAATCCGCGAAGAAGAGCGCCTCACCAACGAGGCGCGCGAGCGGGCCATCGCCCTGTTCGAGCGCTTCATCCGGCGCTACCCGAACGACCCGAACTACACGCCGGACGCCATGTTCCGGCTGGGCGAGCTCTACTTCGAGCGCAGCGCCGTGCAGTTCCAAGAGCTCTATGACGCGGCCACCCTGGCCCGCGCCAACGGCGACGAAGACGCCATGGATGCCCTGCCGCTGGCGCCCAACCTGCAGCCCACGGTGGACATCTACCAGCGCATCGTGCGGCAGTTCCCCACGTACCGGCGCATCGACGGCGTGCTCTACCTCATCGGGTACTGCTTGAACGAGATGGCGCGCCCGGAAGAGGCGCGTGACGCGTGGCTCGCGCTGGTGTGCTCCAACCGCTTCGCCTACGACCCCGACCAGGCCCGCTACCGCGTGACGCCCGAGGGCGAGACGCCGGCCGAGGGCACGGACGACGCCGCAGCGCACCCGTCGCTCGCGCTGGGCGCGGCCGTGGTGGACGTCACCACGCAGGTGTTCGTCAACCCGTACGCCGAGTGCACCCCCATCATCCCCGAGGCGCGCTTCGTCAGCGAGACGTGGTTCCGCATCGGCGAGTACCACTTCGACGACTACGTGGACCCGTTCGCCGTGGACAAGTCCATCGCGGCCTACAACGTCATCCTGCAAGACCCCCAAGACCGCAACTACGGCTTGGCGCTCTACAAGGTGGCGTGGGCGTACTACCGCGCCAACCGCTTCGAGCAGGCCGTGCGCCACTTCGGCATGCTGGTGCAGTGGTCCGATGACCAGATGGCCGCCACCGGCCGCGCCGGCTCGGACCTCCGTCCGGAGGCCATGCAGTACCTGGGCATCACGTTCGCCTACGGGGACTGGAACGACAACATGGTGCCCGACCTCGAAGAGGGTGGGCAGAGTGGGTTCCAGCGGCTGCAGAACCAGGCGCTCCTCCCGCAGGACCGCGAGTGGACGCCCGACGTGTACTTCGCCACCGGCGAGGTCTTCTACGAAGAGGCCAAGTACGCCGACGCCATCCAGATCTGGCAGTACGCGCTGGGTCGCTGGCCCAACCACCGCTTGGTGCCGCACTACATCGACCGCATCGCCACCGCCTTCCGCGACATGGCCGACCAAGAGCGCGCGCTCCAGGCCTACGCCACCCTCGGCGAGTACGGCCCGGGCAGCGACTGGTACCGCGAGAACATGGACCACCCGACCGAGCTCCGTGAGGCCGAGCGCCTCGCCGAGATGTCGCTGATCCGCGCGGCCGTCGAGATGCACCAGAACGCACAGCGCACGCGTCAGCAGTGCGTGGTGGACCGCGACATCGAGCTCTGCAACGAGGCCACCGCCCAGTACCGCTCGGCGGCCGAGGCTTACGGCAGCTACCTCGAGCGCTACCCCAACACGCAAGAGGCCTACGAGCTGCACTTCAACCTGGCGGACGCGCTGTTCTGGTCGGGAGACTACGAGCAGGCGGCCACCACGTACGCCGAGGTGCGCGACTCCAACCTGGACGACCGCCACCTTCACGAGGCGGCGCGCATGGTGGTGGAGTCCATCAAGCGCCTCATCGAGGTGGAGACCGAGGCCGGCCGTCTGTCCGTGCGCGAGGGTCCGCCCGACGCGTCCGGTGAGCCGCCGCAGGTCCGCCCCGTCCAAATGCCCATGCTGCTGCAGCGCATGGCCCAGGCCCGCGAGCTGTTCCTGGCCCGCGTGGACGAAGACCACGACTCCGAGCGTCTGCGCCCGGCCTACGACTACAACAACGCCGTCTTGCTCTACCAGTACGGGTACTGGACGCAGGCCACCGAGCGCTTCCAGCGCATCTACGACGAGCGCTGCGCCGGTGAGCTCGGCTCCCCTGAGGGTCGCGTGGCGTACCAGAGCCTGCGCAACATGGCGCTGCAGCTGAACAACACGGACGAAGTGGCCCGCCTCGCGCAGGACTTCATCAACCGCCGTTGCACGTTCGGCAGCGACGAGGCGGTGGACTGCGAAGACCCCGAGAACCGCGACGAGCCGCAGTGCACCGCGGACAACGACCTCACCGCCATCGAGTACCGCCGCGCCATCGCCAAGTACCGCGAGGCCGAGGCCGCTCCTGCGGGCCCCCAGCAGATCGAGCTCTACGAGCACGCGGCAGCCATGCTGGTGGACGCGGTGGACCGCAACCCCAGCAACCCCGAGGCCCCCAAGGCGCTCATCTTCGCGGCCAACGCGCTCACCCGCGCCGGTCGTCCCACCACCGCCCAGGAGATCTACCGTCGCGTCATTCGTGACGTGGGTGACCGCCGCGGCGCCGATGAAGACGAGCAGGCCGAGCTCGACAAGATCATGGCGGAGTCCTTCTTCCGCCTGGCCGCCGCTGCCCGCAGTGGCTTCGAGTTCGAGGTGGCCCTCGAGAACTACCGCATCCTGGCGGACTCGCCGCGCTTCGCGAACACCCAGAACGCCGAAGTGCGCGAGTGGCGCGGAGACGCGCTGGTGAACTCGGCGCTCTTGCTGCAGCAGCTGGGCCGCTACCGCGAGGCCACCACCTACTTCACCCGTGTGGCCCAGTCCACCACGGACGAAGACGCCCGCCGCAACGCGCGCTACGCCATCGCCGAGATGGCCTACAGCCAGCGCTCGTACTCGGACGCCGTGCGCGACTACCGCGCGTTCATCACCACCTACCAGCGTGACGCCGCCGCCGGCGAGCTGGTGGTGCAGTCTTACTGGCGCATCGCGCAGATCCGGCTGGCCCTCAACCAGCAGCGCGAATACCAGACGGGCCTCGCCGACGTGGTGCGTGCCTATGCGGCCTCCGGTCAGGAGCCCGGCTCCATGGCCGCCGAGTACGCCGCCAACGCGCGCTTCATCATCGTGGACGCCGGCATGCCCCAAATGGAGGGCTACGCCATGACGTTCGGCCGCCCGGCCACGGGTCCCGAGTTCCAGGCCCGCATGCGCAGCGAGATCGAGCGCGGCGTGAACCTCCTCACGGGTCTCCGTGAGGCCTACACCACCGTCCCGCCCTACCGTCGCCCCACCTGGACCATCGGTGCCCTGGTGCGCAGCGGTCGCCTCTACGAGCTGCTCACGCGCGGCATCCTCGAGGCCGAGGTGGTGGCTCCGGCCGACGTGCAGCGCCTCTGGCGTCAGCTGGACCGCTACGACCGCGAGTCGGTGCAGGTGGAGTTCGAGGAGACCGTGCGCGGCGTCCTCGCCACCGAGGTGCGGCCGTTCGAGTGCAAGGCCATCGCCAACTACGCCCTCGCGGCGCGCGCGGGTCTGGCCGGCAACATCGACAACGAGTACACGCAGATCGCCGCCGACCGCCTCCAGGCCTACGGTGAAGAGCGCATCGCGGAGTGCATCGCCTCCGAGCAGGCGAACATCCCCGGCCTCGAGGCCGCTCGCGCTGGCGAGTTCGCCCGCTCCCCGGCTGGTCAAACGCAGTCGATTCCCGCAGACGTCTCGCCACCCGCGCTGGTGTCGGAGGACTGA
- a CDS encoding aspartate kinase encodes MSVIVQKYGGSSVADVEKIGLVADRICAARDEGYGVVVVVSAMGKTTDELLALARRIDPNPPRRELDLLLSTGERVSMTLLSMALQRRGCDAISFTGSQSGILTNDWHFDAKILEVRPVRVLDELARGRVVIVAGYQGMSYKREVTTLGRGGSDTTALAMAAALGAERAEIYSDVDGVYSADPRVVPEAQHLPELSYLEMQSMSDAGAKVLHAPAVEFARSKEIPVHCRATFAAGRETVISPHALTHPRAFAVVGQPGVARVWVTGSDRERRIALQATRSLGLTPFEETRGDTVTELRLATAHAPDWGRTLAALTAEPGITVEEGVGRVSLVGGSAEMQRAALRATLADAGIEALDVAVDTRAERVSALVAAAVLDDAVRALHAGVVLASEHDD; translated from the coding sequence ATGAGCGTGATCGTCCAGAAGTACGGCGGGAGCTCGGTGGCCGACGTCGAGAAGATCGGCTTGGTGGCGGACCGCATCTGCGCCGCGCGCGACGAGGGCTACGGCGTGGTGGTGGTGGTGTCCGCCATGGGGAAGACCACCGACGAGCTGCTGGCGCTGGCGCGCCGCATCGACCCGAACCCGCCGCGCCGCGAGCTGGACCTGCTGCTGTCCACCGGCGAGCGCGTGTCCATGACGCTGTTGTCGATGGCGCTGCAACGGCGGGGCTGCGACGCGATCTCGTTCACCGGCAGCCAGAGCGGCATCCTGACGAACGACTGGCACTTCGACGCGAAGATCCTGGAGGTGCGCCCGGTGCGCGTGCTGGACGAGCTGGCCCGCGGGCGGGTGGTCATCGTCGCGGGCTACCAGGGCATGAGCTACAAGCGCGAGGTCACCACGCTGGGGCGCGGCGGGAGCGACACCACCGCGCTCGCCATGGCGGCCGCGCTGGGCGCCGAGCGCGCCGAGATCTACTCCGACGTGGACGGCGTCTACTCGGCGGACCCGCGCGTGGTGCCCGAAGCGCAGCACCTGCCCGAGCTGAGCTACCTGGAGATGCAGTCGATGAGCGACGCGGGCGCCAAGGTGCTGCACGCGCCCGCCGTGGAATTCGCGCGCAGCAAGGAGATCCCGGTGCACTGCCGCGCCACCTTCGCGGCCGGGCGCGAGACCGTGATCTCGCCACACGCGCTGACGCACCCGCGCGCGTTCGCCGTGGTGGGACAGCCGGGCGTGGCCCGCGTGTGGGTGACCGGCAGCGACCGCGAGCGACGCATCGCGCTGCAGGCCACACGCTCGCTGGGCCTCACGCCCTTCGAGGAGACGCGCGGCGACACGGTGACCGAGCTGCGCTTGGCCACGGCGCACGCGCCGGACTGGGGCCGCACGCTGGCCGCGCTCACGGCCGAGCCGGGCATCACGGTGGAAGAGGGCGTGGGCCGCGTGAGCCTGGTGGGCGGCTCGGCCGAGATGCAGCGCGCAGCCCTGCGAGCAACGCTGGCCGACGCCGGCATCGAGGCGCTGGACGTGGCCGTGGACACCCGCGCGGAGCGGGTCTCGGCCCTGGTGGCCGCAGCGGTCTTGGATGACGCGGTGCGCGCGCTGCACGCGGGGGTGGTGCTGGCGTCCGAGCACGACGATTGA
- a CDS encoding tetratricopeptide repeat protein, whose amino-acid sequence MSAQSVEQVTRELGDIESRAASLLQQPLQRSALRSPTYVEERLTNGELYFRMEDYLQASIIFSDIVDNYPQHRAYPDALFQLGESLFHLGDYFGARTRFREVLSRANEASFRPYTQQSLGRLIEIAIHVRDFEGVDAYFQQLSQLPSSELAAHSLYFRAKYLYSMAVPSSEVMVEGSGVRVDTGRLEEARVAFTQVPANSPYHLQSQYFIGVVHSLRAEFPRAIEAFRQVLTTQATTREQRSVVDLTYLALGRLYYETDQLQQAIEAYQSVPRTSEHFAHALYEIAWVFIRLGDSIRAERALEVLAVAAPNSHLIPDAQVLRGNLLLRNGRFDDANAVFLEVRTTFAPVLRELEDIRTSHADLPAYFRQIVTQNIQDFDATDFLPAAAQRWVDLGEEYERAMGVVSDLNTARRLIQETDDLIVRLNGALSAPNGAAIFVDLRDHLQAITGLQTRLSLARSHLIDAESRSGSVSPEVQEVRAQRRRIEEDLGRMPVSADDFIAADDVYHNRYRRLRRELRELDVQVMGLEAQIVATERFMIDTAGTRESEPEGVDTELAQQRAAVADYRTRIDELRRAIEVAELQVGVGDARYERDEAMRAEYAALVARERQLTGGGRSDVDAALQRISDLERRLVERKRAVAAISQERIAEIRVIVDEEAAHLVTYRASLAALEGETEDVIGVIAHQNFMDVRDRFYDMVLRADVGRVDVAWAEREEHRLRVDMLTRERQREMQVLDDEFSDIMDVADEDEEETAQ is encoded by the coding sequence GTGAGCGCCCAGTCGGTCGAGCAAGTCACGCGCGAGCTCGGCGACATCGAGTCTCGCGCCGCGTCGTTGCTGCAGCAGCCGCTCCAGCGCAGCGCCCTGCGCAGCCCCACGTATGTGGAAGAGCGCCTCACCAACGGTGAGCTGTACTTCCGCATGGAGGACTACCTCCAGGCCAGCATCATCTTCTCGGACATCGTCGACAACTACCCGCAGCACCGCGCGTACCCCGACGCCTTGTTCCAGCTGGGCGAGTCGCTGTTCCACCTGGGGGACTACTTCGGCGCGCGCACGCGCTTCCGCGAGGTGCTCTCCCGCGCCAACGAGGCCAGCTTCCGTCCGTACACGCAGCAGAGCCTCGGCCGCCTCATCGAGATCGCCATCCACGTGCGCGACTTCGAAGGCGTGGACGCGTACTTCCAGCAGCTCAGCCAGCTGCCCAGCAGCGAGCTCGCGGCCCACTCACTCTACTTCCGCGCCAAATACCTCTACAGCATGGCTGTTCCGTCCTCGGAGGTCATGGTCGAGGGTAGCGGCGTGCGCGTGGACACCGGCCGCCTCGAAGAGGCGCGCGTGGCGTTCACGCAGGTGCCGGCCAACAGCCCGTATCACCTGCAGAGCCAGTACTTCATCGGGGTGGTGCACTCGCTTCGCGCAGAGTTCCCGCGCGCCATCGAGGCGTTCCGTCAGGTGCTCACCACGCAGGCCACCACCCGTGAGCAGCGCTCCGTGGTGGACCTCACGTACCTCGCGCTGGGCCGCCTCTACTACGAGACCGACCAGCTGCAGCAGGCCATCGAGGCCTACCAGTCCGTCCCGCGCACGTCCGAGCACTTCGCTCACGCACTGTACGAGATCGCCTGGGTCTTCATTCGCTTGGGTGACTCCATCCGCGCCGAGCGCGCGTTGGAAGTCCTCGCGGTGGCGGCCCCCAACAGCCACCTCATCCCGGACGCGCAGGTGCTGCGCGGCAACCTGCTGCTCCGCAACGGGCGCTTCGACGACGCCAACGCCGTCTTCCTGGAGGTGCGCACCACCTTCGCCCCCGTGCTCCGCGAGCTCGAGGACATTCGCACCAGCCACGCGGACCTGCCCGCGTACTTCCGGCAGATCGTCACGCAGAACATCCAGGACTTCGACGCCACGGACTTCCTGCCCGCCGCCGCCCAGCGCTGGGTGGACCTGGGCGAAGAGTACGAGCGCGCCATGGGCGTGGTCAGCGACCTGAACACCGCGCGGCGCCTCATTCAAGAGACCGACGACCTGATCGTGCGCCTCAACGGAGCGCTCTCGGCGCCCAACGGGGCCGCCATCTTCGTGGACCTGCGCGACCACTTGCAGGCCATCACCGGGCTGCAAACGCGCCTCTCGCTGGCGCGTTCACACCTCATCGACGCCGAGTCGCGCAGCGGTTCCGTCAGCCCCGAGGTCCAAGAGGTGCGGGCGCAGCGTCGCCGCATCGAAGAAGACCTGGGCCGCATGCCCGTCTCCGCCGACGACTTCATCGCCGCCGACGACGTCTACCACAACCGCTACCGCCGCCTGCGTCGGGAGCTTCGTGAGCTGGACGTGCAGGTCATGGGGCTCGAGGCCCAGATCGTGGCCACCGAGCGCTTCATGATCGACACCGCGGGCACACGCGAGAGCGAGCCCGAGGGTGTGGACACCGAGCTGGCCCAGCAGCGGGCCGCCGTGGCCGACTACCGCACCCGCATCGACGAGCTGCGCCGCGCCATCGAGGTGGCCGAGCTGCAGGTGGGCGTGGGTGACGCGCGCTACGAGCGCGACGAAGCCATGCGCGCCGAGTACGCCGCCCTCGTGGCCCGCGAGCGTCAGCTCACTGGTGGCGGGCGCAGCGACGTGGACGCCGCCCTCCAGCGCATCAGCGATCTCGAGCGCCGCCTGGTGGAGCGCAAGCGCGCGGTGGCCGCCATCTCGCAAGAGCGCATCGCCGAGATCCGCGTGATCGTGGACGAAGAGGCTGCGCACCTGGTCACCTACCGCGCCAGCCTGGCGGCGCTCGAGGGCGAGACCGAAGACGTCATCGGCGTCATCGCCCACCAGAACTTCATGGATGTCCGCGACCGCTTCTACGACATGGTGCTGCGCGCCGATGTGGGCCGCGTGGACGTGGCGTGGGCCGAGCGCGAGGAGCACCGGCTCCGCGTGGACATGCTCACACGAGAGCGGCAACGCGAGATGCAGGTGCTCGACGACGAGTTCTCCGACATCATGGATGTCGCCGACGAAGACGAAGAGGAGACCGCCCAGTGA
- a CDS encoding tetratricopeptide repeat protein, with protein sequence MTRNVQPSAPVARAVALALLLSGASLGASGCAGDEGEGSESGSSEGSSGGETTMAPATATGLTGAPGSVAPAPEIDPDDPMSDPNPQSAPPPAGGTATAPAAPTQAAYDPNRWGARDNEACRPAARPPMSAAAQTNIQRGVSSANANDVDAARTAFMAALSSDPRSYHAAFNLGVLADRAGNETQAMEYYRQALRIQEDYEHAVRGLVAIHIRRGDRAGALTLVEPLARRFGSNLELQAIHAEVLVQNQRYEQAWDAARRALRCDERFVPALRALVKASLAQDRKELAASILANALSAAPNDAELHYLNAQILGRETGRAREQVAALERAVELRPSYSEARMELGTMLLRSGNYTGALAQFEAVSRLNPTLPAVHLNLGDAYRSLRRWTEAKASYDRVVASSPNMPEVHFNLGLMYRAAGAEFPGLDLIQSLQRARESFARYRNLMGPRLARTDPSEQYLSEIDRAISRAQRAAEEEAREAERAANPEPAATEEEAAPEEEEWL encoded by the coding sequence ATGACTCGCAACGTCCAACCATCCGCCCCCGTGGCACGTGCCGTCGCTCTCGCGCTCCTCTTGTCCGGAGCTTCGCTCGGGGCCTCGGGCTGCGCAGGTGACGAAGGGGAGGGGTCCGAGTCGGGCTCCTCCGAGGGCAGCAGCGGCGGTGAGACCACCATGGCGCCCGCCACGGCCACCGGCCTCACAGGGGCCCCTGGCAGCGTGGCGCCGGCGCCCGAGATCGATCCGGACGACCCCATGTCGGACCCCAACCCGCAGTCGGCACCGCCCCCTGCGGGTGGCACGGCCACGGCCCCCGCTGCGCCCACTCAGGCTGCCTATGACCCCAACCGCTGGGGCGCGCGTGACAACGAAGCCTGTCGCCCGGCGGCCCGCCCGCCCATGAGCGCCGCGGCCCAGACCAACATCCAGCGTGGTGTGTCGTCGGCCAACGCCAACGACGTGGACGCCGCGCGCACGGCCTTCATGGCGGCGCTCTCCTCGGACCCGCGCTCGTACCACGCGGCCTTCAACCTGGGCGTCCTCGCAGACCGCGCGGGCAACGAGACGCAGGCCATGGAGTACTACCGCCAGGCGCTGCGCATCCAAGAGGACTACGAGCACGCCGTGCGTGGCCTGGTGGCCATCCACATCCGCCGCGGTGACCGCGCGGGGGCCCTCACGCTGGTGGAGCCGCTGGCCCGTCGCTTCGGCTCCAACCTGGAGCTGCAGGCCATCCACGCCGAGGTGCTGGTGCAGAACCAGCGCTACGAGCAGGCCTGGGACGCGGCCCGCCGCGCGCTTCGCTGTGACGAGCGCTTCGTGCCCGCCCTGCGCGCCCTGGTGAAGGCCAGCCTGGCGCAAGACCGCAAGGAGCTGGCGGCGTCCATCTTGGCCAACGCGCTGAGCGCCGCCCCCAATGACGCCGAGCTGCACTACCTCAACGCGCAGATCCTGGGCCGCGAGACTGGCCGGGCCCGCGAACAGGTGGCCGCCCTCGAGCGCGCCGTGGAGCTGCGCCCCAGCTACTCCGAAGCCCGCATGGAGCTCGGCACCATGCTGCTGCGCAGCGGCAACTACACCGGTGCGCTCGCGCAGTTCGAGGCCGTGTCCCGGCTCAACCCCACGCTGCCGGCCGTGCACCTCAACCTGGGCGACGCCTACCGCTCGCTGCGCCGCTGGACCGAGGCCAAGGCCTCCTACGACCGCGTGGTGGCCAGCTCGCCCAACATGCCCGAGGTGCACTTCAACCTGGGCCTCATGTACCGCGCCGCCGGGGCCGAGTTCCCGGGGCTGGACCTCATCCAGTCGCTGCAGCGCGCCCGCGAGTCGTTCGCGCGCTACCGCAACCTGATGGGGCCTCGCTTGGCCCGCACCGACCCGTCGGAGCAGTACCTCTCCGAGATCGACCGCGCCATCAGCCGCGCCCAGCGCGCCGCCGAAGAAGAGGCCCGCGAGGCCGAGCGCGCCGCCAACCCAGAGCCGGCCGCCACCGAAGAAGAAGCCGCGCCAGAAGAGGAGGAGTGGCTATGA
- a CDS encoding AgmX/PglI C-terminal domain-containing protein: MSTSPQGPNQGGSQQPSGRAGAMTQAMQAVNVAPPGGPKVLRIGLIQNGKIVEERIIRRRETVSVGTAEKNHFIVSAEGLASRFDLFQLVGDDYILNFTDDMSGRVGLAGGVHDLGTLRTSGGARNAGKYWQVKLTDNSRGKVVIGTTTLLFQFVVAPPVTPKPQLPASARGGFVKSIDWLFTTFVALSFMLFFGFIIWLEEADWEIATGVAQLPEGLARLIFDEPPIPEPETEGEAVVEEGETEAETETETERPRTASNNSSSGGQSASQDNSAGESAADRSARLREEARAQAMALALGGVGGADGAFANALAGGAPTGDAADVIAQANGVGVASGATGGLRTRDGGGRGAGDGTGIGGLAQSGDGGMSTGEGGPVQERVVGRMRMSGGGDVGGSGEFDSRIVASRIRAQSSAIKRCYERELQRNPTLRGAVRVEFTIQTSGAVSGTTATENTVSPAVGSCVVGIIGRLRFSPGPTGGSVRYRFPFVFEPGG; the protein is encoded by the coding sequence ATGAGCACTTCTCCACAAGGCCCGAATCAAGGCGGTTCTCAGCAGCCCAGCGGTCGCGCAGGCGCGATGACGCAGGCCATGCAGGCGGTGAACGTGGCGCCTCCGGGTGGCCCCAAGGTGCTCCGCATCGGGCTCATCCAGAACGGCAAGATCGTCGAGGAGCGCATCATTCGGCGCCGCGAGACGGTCTCCGTGGGCACCGCCGAGAAGAACCACTTCATCGTGTCGGCCGAGGGCCTGGCCTCCCGCTTCGATCTGTTCCAGCTGGTGGGCGACGACTACATCCTCAACTTCACGGACGACATGAGCGGCCGCGTGGGGCTCGCGGGTGGCGTTCACGATCTGGGCACGCTGCGCACCTCGGGTGGCGCGCGCAACGCCGGCAAGTACTGGCAGGTGAAGCTCACCGACAACTCGCGCGGCAAGGTGGTCATCGGCACCACCACGCTGCTGTTCCAGTTCGTGGTGGCGCCGCCTGTTACCCCGAAGCCGCAGCTGCCGGCCTCGGCGCGCGGCGGCTTCGTCAAGAGCATCGACTGGCTGTTCACCACGTTCGTGGCGCTGTCGTTCATGCTCTTCTTCGGGTTCATCATCTGGCTGGAAGAGGCCGACTGGGAGATCGCCACCGGCGTGGCCCAGCTGCCCGAGGGCCTGGCGCGCCTCATCTTCGACGAGCCGCCCATCCCGGAGCCCGAGACCGAGGGCGAGGCCGTGGTGGAAGAGGGCGAGACCGAGGCCGAAACGGAGACGGAAACGGAGCGTCCGCGCACGGCCTCCAACAACTCGTCCAGCGGTGGCCAGTCGGCCAGCCAAGACAACAGCGCGGGCGAGTCCGCGGCAGATCGCAGCGCCCGCCTTCGTGAAGAGGCGCGCGCGCAGGCCATGGCCCTGGCCCTGGGTGGCGTGGGCGGCGCAGACGGCGCCTTCGCCAACGCCCTGGCGGGCGGCGCCCCCACCGGCGACGCAGCCGACGTCATTGCCCAGGCCAACGGCGTGGGTGTGGCCTCCGGCGCCACGGGCGGCCTCCGCACGCGTGACGGCGGCGGGCGCGGCGCGGGCGACGGCACCGGCATCGGCGGCCTGGCCCAGTCGGGCGACGGCGGCATGTCCACCGGCGAGGGCGGCCCGGTGCAGGAGCGCGTGGTGGGCCGCATGCGCATGAGCGGCGGCGGCGACGTGGGCGGCTCCGGCGAGTTCGACTCGCGCATCGTGGCCAGCCGCATTCGCGCGCAGTCCAGCGCCATCAAGCGCTGCTACGAGCGCGAGCTGCAGCGCAACCCCACCCTGCGCGGCGCGGTGCGCGTGGAGTTCACCATCCAGACCAGCGGCGCCGTCTCCGGCACCACCGCCACGGAAAACACCGTCAGCCCGGCTGTGGGGTCGTGCGTGGTGGGCATCATCGGGCGCCTGCGCTTCTCGCCGGGCCCCACCGGCGGCAGCGTGCGCTACCGCTTCCCGTTCGTGTTCGAGCCGGGTGGCTGA
- a CDS encoding RNA polymerase sigma factor, whose amino-acid sequence MTSRAPMSSDEQLLAAFLVGDADAFGVLVARYRSPIYNLLLRSVRDPQAAADLLQEVFLRVIQRADKFHGGAKFSTWIFTIARNLSVDHSRRMQHRRHRSLDAPVGSSDGGEGAGPAMVDRVSGTDLGGERAIDSAEIQRRVAAAVELLPSEQREVFLMRQLHGLPFQDIADVVGVPVNTVKSRMRYALERLQQALAEFEGHLEDLR is encoded by the coding sequence ATGACGTCGCGCGCGCCCATGAGTAGCGACGAGCAGCTCCTGGCGGCGTTCCTGGTGGGCGACGCCGATGCCTTCGGAGTCCTCGTGGCCCGCTATCGCTCGCCCATCTACAACCTGCTGCTGCGCTCCGTGCGGGACCCCCAGGCGGCGGCCGACCTGCTGCAGGAGGTCTTCCTGCGGGTCATCCAGCGGGCAGACAAGTTCCACGGCGGCGCCAAGTTCTCCACGTGGATCTTCACCATCGCGCGCAACCTCTCGGTGGATCACTCCCGGCGGATGCAGCACCGGCGGCACCGCTCGCTGGATGCGCCGGTGGGCTCGAGCGATGGCGGCGAGGGGGCTGGCCCCGCCATGGTCGACCGCGTGTCCGGGACCGATCTCGGGGGCGAGCGGGCGATCGACTCGGCCGAGATCCAGCGGCGCGTGGCTGCTGCGGTGGAGCTGCTGCCCAGCGAGCAGCGCGAGGTGTTCCTGATGCGGCAGCTGCACGGCCTGCCCTTCCAGGACATCGCCGACGTGGTGGGCGTGCCCGTGAACACCGTGAAGAGCCGCATGCGCTACGCGCTCGAGCGGCTGCAGCAGGCGCTGGCCGAGTTCGAGGGTCACCTCGAGGACTTGAGGTGA